Proteins from a single region of Aquirhabdus parva:
- a CDS encoding 4'-phosphopantetheinyl transferase family protein yields MPVSDSTVIHIEIRHFSQVNMEEESRLLSLLTTQDQIGVARHADRRQRQLLARVWRREILAQALGIHPEQLTFDQTVNGKPYLNDHAISFNISHSHDAFVLVWCRGHLSVGVDIEDKNRDFPAESLAKRYFHPTEYDAWKNPDSSPPSSHNQWLTTWTRKEAILKAHGMGIRIDLNSFNTQNADELIEHALLGAWQYRSFNLDKQVVSVAWQGLAQLASPNTQ; encoded by the coding sequence ATGCCTGTAAGCGATTCAACTGTTATTCATATTGAGATTCGTCATTTTTCCCAAGTGAATATGGAGGAAGAGTCACGTTTATTATCTTTGCTAACCACTCAAGACCAGATCGGTGTTGCGCGTCATGCAGATCGTCGGCAACGGCAATTGCTAGCACGGGTATGGCGTAGAGAAATACTGGCGCAGGCGCTCGGCATTCATCCTGAACAGCTTACCTTCGATCAAACCGTGAATGGCAAGCCTTATCTGAATGATCATGCGATCAGCTTTAATATTTCACATAGCCACGATGCCTTTGTGCTGGTGTGGTGCCGAGGTCATTTATCAGTTGGCGTTGATATTGAAGATAAAAATAGAGATTTTCCAGCTGAATCGCTCGCTAAGCGTTATTTTCATCCGACTGAATATGACGCTTGGAAAAACCCTGATTCATCACCTCCGAGCTCCCATAACCAATGGCTCACGACATGGACACGTAAAGAAGCGATTCTAAAAGCACACGGCATGGGGATTCGAATCGATCTCAATAGTTTTAATACGCAAAATGCAGATGAATTGATTGAGCATGCTTTATTAGGCGCATGGCAATATCGAAGTTTTAATTTGGATAAGCAGGTGGTGAGTGTGGCTTGGCAAGGCTTAGCTCAACTCGCCTCACCCAACACACAATAA
- the argA gene encoding amino-acid N-acetyltransferase translates to MADDFLSPDTMTDNYVHWFRNSAPYINAHRGKTFVLMFGGEAVNHDNFRNIIHDIALLHSLGIQLILVHGARPQIDENLIEYGLETPFHNDLRVTTREALRCVLDAVGSIRLEIEALLSMGLANSPMYGARIDAVSGNFVTARPYGVRDGVDFQLTGEVRSVDTEALQKSLANRNIIVLGPTGYSTTGEVFNLLAEEVAVETAITIKADKLIFLGEHEGISGKDNRLLRELIPNEVDQFLRGKKLDSEILRHMHGSAEACRGGVRRVHIISYARDGALLQELFTRDGSGTLVSNDPYEEIRTADIDDVVGLIELLRPLEEEGILVRRSRERLETEIAQFAVIERDGMIVGCAALYPIPAQPNEPPAAEIACVAIHPSYRKSSRGAELLDYLEAKALNKGIKNLYVLTTRTALWFIEQGFEPTEVDDMPEARQAMYNYQRNSKVFVKRLG, encoded by the coding sequence ATGGCCGATGATTTTCTTTCCCCAGATACCATGACCGACAACTATGTCCATTGGTTCCGTAACTCTGCGCCGTATATCAACGCGCACCGAGGGAAAACCTTCGTTCTGATGTTTGGTGGCGAGGCGGTAAATCATGATAATTTCCGCAATATTATTCATGACATTGCTCTGCTGCACTCACTTGGGATTCAGTTGATTCTGGTGCATGGTGCACGTCCCCAGATTGATGAAAACCTTATTGAATATGGTCTAGAGACCCCATTTCACAATGATCTACGTGTGACCACGCGAGAAGCACTGCGCTGCGTATTGGATGCGGTGGGCTCTATTCGTCTTGAGATCGAAGCATTGCTGTCCATGGGCTTGGCGAACTCCCCAATGTATGGGGCGCGTATTGATGCCGTGTCTGGTAACTTCGTGACGGCAAGACCGTATGGCGTGCGTGACGGTGTGGATTTCCAATTGACTGGCGAAGTGCGTTCAGTGGATACCGAAGCGCTGCAAAAAAGCTTGGCCAATCGCAATATCATCGTTTTAGGCCCAACAGGGTATTCGACCACAGGTGAGGTTTTTAATCTATTGGCTGAAGAAGTCGCCGTAGAAACTGCAATTACCATTAAAGCCGATAAGTTGATTTTTCTGGGTGAACATGAAGGTATCTCAGGTAAAGACAATCGCTTGCTTCGTGAGTTGATCCCTAATGAGGTGGATCAGTTCCTGCGTGGCAAGAAGCTGGATAGTGAAATACTGCGTCATATGCATGGCTCGGCTGAGGCTTGCCGTGGCGGCGTGCGCCGTGTTCATATTATCTCCTATGCTCGTGATGGCGCGCTGCTCCAAGAGCTCTTTACGCGAGATGGTTCTGGCACTCTAGTCAGTAATGATCCTTATGAAGAAATTCGTACCGCTGATATTGATGATGTCGTGGGTCTGATTGAGTTGTTGCGCCCGCTTGAAGAAGAAGGGATTTTGGTCCGCCGTTCACGAGAGCGTTTGGAGACTGAGATTGCACAGTTTGCAGTCATTGAGCGTGACGGCATGATCGTGGGCTGCGCAGCACTGTATCCTATTCCAGCACAGCCCAATGAGCCGCCTGCGGCTGAAATCGCCTGTGTGGCGATTCACCCCAGTTATCGTAAATCGAGTCGTGGTGCCGAGCTGTTAGATTATCTGGAAGCAAAAGCGCTTAATAAAGGCATCAAAAATCTGTATGTGCTGACCACGCGTACAGCGCTTTGGTTTATTGAACAAGGTTTTGAACCGACTGAAGTCGATGACATGCCTGAAGCACGCCAAGCGATGTATAACTATCAGCGTAACTCCAAAGTGTTTGTTAAACGCTTAGGTTAA
- a CDS encoding sulfite exporter TauE/SafE family protein: MSDLYFILAGIVVGFAVGVTGVGGGSLMTPILISVLGVPAQIAIGTDLLYASISKFCGSAVHAKKLNIVWSVVFWLALGSIPASFATTWALNHFFSSANEYKKILTLVLGFMLTLTGISIVFRSKIEDFFQRIRLKRNQEASIARDDFSDPYDVKNNIPVLIMGVVLGVLVTLSSVGAGAFGVMALLLLFPNLPMIRIIGSDVAHAVLLTLVAGLGHLFSGNVDFHILTFLLIGAIPAIIAGTLLSSSLPERIIRPILGITLLLLGINFLVNPSKEKPHKVETHPVATSPVSLSTSS; encoded by the coding sequence ATGAGTGATCTTTATTTTATTTTAGCCGGTATAGTCGTGGGGTTTGCTGTTGGGGTAACGGGGGTTGGTGGGGGATCTCTGATGACGCCGATTTTGATTAGCGTGCTCGGCGTTCCTGCACAAATTGCGATTGGGACAGATCTTCTATACGCATCCATTTCTAAATTCTGTGGTTCCGCAGTTCATGCTAAAAAACTGAATATCGTTTGGTCGGTGGTATTTTGGTTGGCACTGGGTAGTATTCCCGCCTCATTTGCGACCACATGGGCGCTCAATCATTTTTTTAGCAGTGCCAATGAGTACAAGAAAATTCTGACTTTAGTGCTCGGCTTCATGTTGACGCTGACAGGTATTTCGATCGTCTTTCGCAGCAAGATTGAGGACTTTTTTCAGCGCATCCGCTTAAAGAGAAATCAAGAGGCAAGCATCGCACGTGATGACTTTAGTGATCCCTATGACGTCAAAAACAATATCCCTGTCTTGATCATGGGTGTGGTTCTGGGTGTCCTCGTTACTTTGTCCTCAGTCGGAGCGGGGGCGTTTGGTGTGATGGCGCTCCTGCTGCTATTTCCCAATTTACCCATGATACGGATCATTGGTTCAGATGTGGCGCATGCTGTATTGCTGACATTGGTTGCAGGACTGGGACATTTGTTCTCGGGCAATGTTGATTTTCATATTTTGACTTTCTTATTGATCGGTGCGATCCCCGCTATTATTGCCGGAACCTTGCTCAGTTCCAGTCTACCTGAACGCATAATCCGACCAATCCTTGGCATAACCTTGCTCTTGCTCGGGATTAATTTTTTAGTGAATCCCTCAAAGGAGAAACCGCATAAGGTAGAAACTCATCCGGTTGCAACATCACCCGTTTCACTCTCTACCAGCTCTTAA
- a CDS encoding prolyl hydroxylase family protein — protein MPDFFELKKGLIILLNKEYLMYSKRTYLEEPLIITFDQVFNSTECEQFIERSHQFAYEAALINTGYKQSELRLDVRNNQRVIYDSFELADELFERLRPLLPASLNGWDLAGLNERFRFYLYENGQTFKPHYDASFEKNDWLSSQLSLLIYLNDEFEGGETIFYRESGMLRPCKETQLALIKPTQGQVLIFEHQQLHEGAPVLSGRKYVLRTDVMYSYKCA, from the coding sequence ATGCCTGATTTTTTTGAATTAAAAAAAGGATTAATAATATTATTAAATAAGGAATATCTCATGTACTCAAAAAGAACCTATCTCGAAGAACCACTCATCATCACCTTTGATCAAGTGTTCAACTCAACAGAGTGTGAGCAGTTTATTGAAAGAAGTCATCAATTTGCTTATGAAGCAGCTCTGATTAATACTGGATACAAACAATCAGAACTTCGTCTAGATGTTCGCAATAATCAACGTGTGATTTACGATAGTTTTGAACTTGCCGATGAATTGTTTGAACGGCTAAGACCGCTTTTGCCAGCCTCATTAAATGGCTGGGATTTAGCAGGATTAAACGAACGATTTCGTTTTTATCTCTATGAAAATGGGCAAACCTTTAAACCTCATTACGACGCGTCATTTGAAAAAAATGATTGGTTGAGTAGTCAGCTATCGCTCTTAATATATCTCAATGATGAATTTGAGGGTGGCGAAACCATTTTCTATCGCGAGAGCGGCATGCTACGCCCCTGCAAAGAGACGCAGCTTGCTTTAATTAAACCAACTCAAGGACAAGTATTGATCTTTGAACATCAACAGCTCCACGAAGGTGCGCCAGTTCTAAGTGGGCGTAAATATGTGCTGAGGACTGATGTCATGTACAGCTATAAATGTGCTTAA